The genome window ACTGGCGGCGAGCGGACCCGCGCGGCGGCGGTTCATCCGCGAGGCGAAGGCGGCCGCCTCCGTCCGGCACGAGCATGTCGTCGACATCCACGCCGTCGGCGAGGAGCCGATCCCGCACCTCGTGATGGAGTGCATCCTCGGCCAGACCCTGCAGCAGAAGCTCGACCGGGTCGGCGTCCTGCCGGTGATCGAGATCCTGCGGATCGGTTACCAGATCGCCTCGGGGCTCTCGGCTGCACATGCGCTGGGGCTGATCCATCGCGATATCAAGCCGGCCAACATCCTGCTGGAGAACGGGGTCGAGCGGGTCAAGATTACGGACTTCGGCCTCGCCCGGGCGGGGGACGATGCGAGCCTCACGCAGTCCGGGATCGTCTGCGGGACGCCGATGTACATGTCTCCCGAGCAGGCGCAGGCCGACCAGATCGACGGCCGGGCGGACCTGTTCAGCCTGGGGAGCACGCTCTACGCGATGTGCACCGGCCGCCCGCCGTTCCGGGCCACGACCACGATGGCGGTCCTGAAGCGGGTCGTCGAAGAAACGCCGCGGCCGATCCGCGAGATCAACCCTGAGATCCCCGAGTGGCTGTGCGAGATCATCGACAAGCTGCTCGCCAAGAAGCCGGAGGACCGCTTCGCCAGCGCCCGCGAGGTCGCCGCGCTCTTCGGTCAGCATCTGGCGCATCTGCAGCATCCGAAGACCTCGCCGCGGCCGGCCGCCGTGAGACTGCCCCGGGGGAAGAGCGGAACTCGTGCCGCGTCCTGGACTCGGCGGGCGGCGGGACTCTGGATGGTGCTGCCGTGGGCCGGCGTGGTCCTCGCGGCGGATCTGGCGTTCCGGTACTTCAAGGCCCGCGCCGTTCGACAGGCGCCGCACGACGCGTCGAATTCCCTCCTGGCCACGATGGTGATCGGAGCCGTGGTGGCCCTGCTCGTCGCGTGGATCGTGAGGTCACCCAGGACGCGCCGCACGCTGGCCTCTCTGGCGGTCGGGTCGCTCCTCATCGCCGGCGCGGAGGGGATGCGCTGGATTCGGCTCAGCGAAAGTCCGCGGGGACCATTCCCCACGGCCGCCGATGTCGAAGCCAAGCTGGTTCGAGCGCTCGAAGCGGCTCCCGCGGTCAGCGGTGATGGCTGGGCGAACCTCCTTTCTTACTCGACTCGCGGAGACTTCGACGCGGCCCCTGCGGGAGTAATTTATCAGAAGGGGCTGCTGAGGGTTTCGGCGCCCCTTGACGCGAAGGGCGTCGACATCGAACTCAGCCGCTATGGCTTCCGCAATGGGACTTTGCGGATGGAGGCGGTCTGCCGGCGCAATGCCCCCAGCTGCGCGATCCGTCTCGGAATGTCCCATGGCGATGGGACGCCGCTGCGGGTGAGCGCCGCTCTGCAGGCCAGGCAGGCGGACGGCCAGACCGAAGCCCAGCTGTGGCAGACGGATGACCAGGCGGGCATGACGTCTCTTGCCCATAAGGCGATCGATCCGATTTCTCTGGGACGGCATGTCCTGCTGGAACTGACGGTGGACCGAGGGGCGGTTGCCGCGCGGATCGATGGCGTGGAGCTCAACCACCCGCGGGCCCTCTCGCCGGATCGTGACGTGGTCCCGTGTCTGGCGATCAGCGGCTCGGACTGGGACATCACCAAGTGGGAGCTCACGACCGACGACAAGCCGATTCCGATCGACTCCCTCAACTGGGGGCGGTTCGTCAACCCGACCGATCTGGCATCGCTGGAACGGGCCTACGACTACTCGGTCATGGAGGTCCCCGGGACCCGGCCGTTCCAACTCTCCGCTTTTTCGGACCAGAACGTCGATGCGCCTCGGCTCGTTCAGGATGTTGAAGGGGACTTCGAGCTCTCGGTCGCGATTCCGCCGTTCGATCGTCCGGCCCCCGGAACCGATCTGGAATCGGGAGGGAAGAAGAGCGACCGGGGCGCAGGCATCCTGCTTTGGCAGGACGCGACGACGTTCCTGCGATTCGAGCGGAGCGGTCGGGGCGAAGATCGCGACGGCGCCCCCATGCTCCAAGCCGAGTGGTTCCGCTCCGGCGGGAAGCAGGAGGGGCGCGACGGTTGGCTCCCGACCGATCCCGACGGGCCGACCCATCTCAAGGTTCACCGGATGGGCCCCTACGTGCGACTGTACTGGAGCCTGGATGGCTTGGATTGGACCGAGTGGGGAGCGGTGACGAATGCGGAGCTCGGGCCGAAGCTCCAGATCGGCCTGTTCGTGCGAAACTCGACCCGGTCGCCACTGAAAGTCCGCTTCGACCGGTTCCGCGTCCGGGCAACTGAGCTTCCCGATCCGTCGCTGGCGATCCTCCCCTTCGACGCCCGCCGCGCCGCCGCGTGGCAGGAAGAGACGGCGAAGGCCGCGGGGGTTCCGGTCGAGCGGACGAACTCGGTCGGGATGACGCTGCGGCTGATTCCTCCTGGCGAGTTCCCGATGGGGCTGTCGATCGACGAGGTGAACGACGTCCTCAAGCGGCCGCACCAGGCGGGTCTCGATCGGGGGCTGCTGGTGTTCATGACGAACTCCAGCGGACCGCAGCACAAGGTCCGGCTCACGCGTCCCTACTACGTCGGGACGACGGAGGTGACGGTCGGGCAGTTCCGGAAGTTCGTCGAAGAGACCCAGTTCGAGCCGGCGAACATTCCGCAGGCGGAGGCGGATCAGCCCAACTGGGTGAAGCCGGCTTCGGACGAACGTGACCGTCAGCCCGCGATCCACGTGACGTGGCACGAGGCCCGGAAGTTCTGCCTGTGGCTCAGCGAGAAGGAGGGGCTGGAGTACACGCTGCCGACCGACGCCCAGTGGGAGTTTGCCTGCCGGGCCGGGAGCCTGGAGCGCTGGCCGCACGGGGACGACCGCAGCGAACTGCCGCAGTACGCCTGGTTTGGTCTGGGGTATCACGACGCCCCGCACGCAGTGGGAGAGAAGAAGCCGAATGCCTTTGGCCTCCACGACATGCTGGGGAACGCCCACGAGTGGGCTCTCGACTGGCATCAGCAGTCGTTCTACGCCGAGTCTCCCATCATCGATCCGGTCTGCACGAAGCCCGGCGTGGGCCGGGTCTGCCGCGGCGGGTGGTGGTGGGACACGGCCGACCTGATCCGGTCCGGCTCGCGGAGTTACAACGTTCCCGATGTCCGGTATCCGGGCTGCGGGTTCCGCGTGGCGATCGTGGGGAACCTCAAGAGCGACCAGAAACCGGAATAACGACGACTGCGGTTGTCCCGGGCGCCCTCTACACTGCGGACCTCAAATGACCAGTCCGCTCCGAAGACCGGAGTGGGACGGAACTGGGGACCTGCATGATCGAAGTCCGGCCTTACGAGGGCTCCGCCGAAGACCTGTCGAACTTCGTGACCGCCACGTGGCGGCGGGACTATGCCGGGAAGATGGCCTTTCCGCTCTGGTCGGCGGAGTATCTCCGCTGGCAGCTGCGGCTCGACGAGGAGCGGTTTCGCAAGTACCAGGTCGCCGCTTATGACGGGACGCGGCTGGTCGGGACGCTCTTGGCGGCTCCGTGTGCGTTTCAGACTCCCGAGGGGCGGGTCGCCGGGGCGCATGGGAGCTGGCTGGCGGTCGATCCGGAGTATCGCGGGCAGAAGATCGTCGGCCGGATGGCGGAGGAGCGGGTTCGCCGCGTGGCGGAGGACGGGGGGCGGCTGGTCGTCAGTTATCGCTTCTTCGGTTCGAAGCATTCGCTCGCGGAGCGGCCGCCGACCGACAAGGTCGATGGCGGAAAGACATTCATCGGGAAGCGGGGTTTCTGGGCGCGGGTTCTCGATACGCCCCGCGCGGCGCGGTGGAACGTTTTGGGGTGGGAGTCAATTCTCACACGCGTGGGGGGGCCGTTCACGCCGCATCCGCGAGTTACCACTGCCAAAGGGGTGATTCGGCCGGCTCGGGAAGAGGATATCCCGCGGTGTGTGGAGCTGATGCGGAAGATGACCTCGCGGATGAGCGTGGCGGTGGCTTGGGACGAGGAGCTGCTGCAGCATCAGCTCTTGGGGAGTCCGGTGGCTCAGACCTTGGTCACCGAAACCGAGGGGACGGTGCGGGGGTTTGTGAACTTCCATGTGTTGCCGTTCCTGGGGCGGACGGAGGAGCCGGTGGGTGTTTTCGACATCGTGTGCCTGGAGGCGGTGACGAGTCGGGATTGTGTTCCGCTGGTGAATGCGGCGCTGGCGGCGATGCGGGAGCAGGGGGGGGTGTTGGCTCTCAAGATCGGCTGTGGCGATGCGCCGTGGGGGACGCTGTTGTGGACGCATTTTGTTCCGCGGCTGCCGGATTCGTATCTCGTTTTTCAGTGGCCGCAGGCTCCGATTGGCGGCAACCTGTCGGGCCCGATGCATCTGCTCTGGCGCTGAAGCGTCCTTGCCGGCACAGCGTCGATTGCTCAAACCCAACGTGCGACGGCCGCCGGGGTCAAGGGGGCCTCGCCCCCTTGCCGCCGGAGGCACTTCCATGAGGAACCGTGGTAAGCAACGGACGTCCCCTTTGTGGGACCGGCTTTCTGAGGACTCACCGCTCGCTCTGTAAGCCCAGCGGGTTGGTGACGGGCCATACGACACGGTGTTCGCGCTTGGACACGATCTCCTTCAGACAGTGTCCGACGGCCAGGCCTCCGGCGGGCAAGAGGCATTCTGCCCCCTGCACCCCCTGACCAGGGGGACCCTGGACCCGGTGGAATTTGTCGTTCGCAAATGTAGACTGATTGTCTGTTTCATGCGGAGAGCGACATGATCCGATACGGACTCTGCCTGGTAGCCCTCGTCCTGGCCGCACTTCAAACAGCCGCGGCCGATGAAGACCGCGCCCCCTGGCGACGCCTCTTCGACCGCACCGCCACCGACTACCGGCTCACTCGCCCCGCCGACTCCGGCCCCGCTCCACTGAAACTCGTCGACGGAGCCACCTACACCTGGGCCCGCTCCGGACCCCACGACGGGAACTACGGCAACGTCTACGTCTGGACACACCAGGGAAACGCCGAAGCAGTCGCCTGCTTCTGGCGCTGGGTCGACGCCGACGGCCGCCCCGCCGTCGTCCACGAACTCCACTCCCTCTCGCCCACAAAACTCGAATCGTCCGGAGACGCCGCCCGCAGCTGGAAACCCAAAGGCCCCCTTGAGCGGCATCCACTCGAAGGCGCCGCGGTTCCCGCCGAGTCCGCGGTCGGCCGAATGAGCCAGATGCGGGCGCTCTGCCGCGACCTCGCCGCCCGATCCGAAGGGGCCGCCGGAGACCGGACGGAACTCCGCCTGCTCCCCCAGCCGCTCTACCGCTATCAGAGCACCAACCCGGATGTGCTCGACGGCGCCCTCTTCGCCTTCGTCTGCTCGGTCGGGACCGACCCCGAGCTCTTTCTCCAGCTCGAAGCCCTCCGCACCCCCGAAGGTCCGCGGTGGCACTACACGCTCTCGCGGTTCTCCCACATGAGCCTGTTCGTGCAGTACCGCGACCAGCCCCTCTGGCAGGCGGTCCGTGACGCGGAAAATCCGATCTCCCACAACGCGGACCATACCTACTGGGTCTTCCACGCCCCGTTCGACCCGGCCAGCCTCCGCAGCGACTGAAGGCTGGCGAGTGGCGAACGAACTACGCCGCCTTCGCGGGCCGGCCGATGTTCGGCAGGAACACGGTCAGCAGGCCGAGCAGCGGGAAGTAGCTGCAGAGACGGAACACGTACTCGATGCTCGTCCGGTCCGCGAGCTGCCCGAGGGCGCTCGCGGCGATCCCGCTGATCCCGAAGGCGAAGCCGAAGAACAGCCCCGCTACGAGGCCGACCTTCCCGGGCAGCAGCTCCTGGGCAAAGACGATGATCGCCGAGAAGGCCGAGGCCAGCAGCGCCCCGGCAATCGCGCTCAAAACGATCGTCCCATAGAACCCGGCATACGGCAGGGCCAGCGAGAACGGCGCGACGCCAAGGATGGAGACCCAGATCACAATCTTCCGTCCGAACCGGTCTCCGATCGGTCCCCCGGCGATGGTCCCGGCCGCCACCGCGAACAGAAACACGAACAGCAGGTACTGCGACGTCTGGACCGACACGCCGAAGCGATCGATGAGATAGAACGTGTAGTAGTTCGACAGGCTGACCATGTAGAAGTACTTCGAGATGATCAGCAGAACCAGAATGACGAGCGCGAAGGCGACGCGGCCGCTCGACAGCCCCGTTCCCCCCGCGCCGGCCTTGCGGACCTTCGGCTTGAGGCGGTGCAGGTTCGCCCCGTACCAGCGTCCGACATAGCTCAGGACCAGGATCGCCGCGATGGCGATCAGCGAGAACAGCGCCAACGATCCCTGACCGCGGGGAACGACAATCGCCGCGGCCAGGAGCGGCCCCATCGCGCTGCCGAAGTTACCGCCGACCTGAAACAGCGACTGGGCAAAACCGTGCCGTCCGCCCGCCGCCATGTAGGCGAGCCGCGAGGCTTCCGGATGAAAGACCGACGAGCCGGTGCCGACGAGGGCCGCGGCCAGCAGGATCATCCCCAGCGTGTGGGCCTGCGAGAGGAGCAGGAGGCCGATCAGAGTCGAGCCCATGCCGATCGCCAGCGAGTAGGGCATCGGCCGCTTGTCCGTGTAACTCCCCACCAGCGGCTGCAGGAGCGATGACGTGCACTGAAACGTCATCGTGATGAGACCGATCTCACTGAACGTGAGCTTGTACGACTCCTTCAGGACGGGATAGATCGCGGGGAGGAGCGCCTGGAGCGTGTCGTTCAGCATGTGCGACAGGCTCAGGGCAAGGATGATCGGCATGACCGTGTCATGCGCCGCCGCGGCGGTCCCGAGCGAGGCGGCCGGATCCAGCACGGCGGGCGTGGAACCGGCAGGGGATAAAGAGGGGTCGGCGGGCGAGGCGGCGGCGGTCTGACTCATGATTCCTTCCTGTGTCCCGCCATTGTCGCGGGAGGCGCTCCAGAAAACAGGGGAGCGATGACCCGCGTGACACCCCGGTGCGGAGAGCGGTTCGCCGACATCCCTGACTTTCTTAGCACGCGAAGAATGCTCGCAGAATTCTTCGAAAAGTGAAGGGGAGACAACCTTTCGGGTTCGTCAGGATGGCGCACATTCGAGAGGACCGGCGGCTCAGCCCTGGACTCAAATTGCTCCCGACGGGAGACGGAAGCGGAGCGATGTCAAGAAGTTGTCACGAGCGGTTCCTCCGCCCCCCGACCGAACACATCAGTGGTTGGACATTGATTGCCATTCCTGTTCCCATAGGGACCGCGCCGCTGGTCTGTGCTGTTCGGAATGGTGCTCATGAGCTTGATGAACGACGCCCCTGCGCCCACGTGGTCGGGCGCAACCCGCGTCCGGTACGGGATTGTGGCGGTGGCGACACTGGCCGCGGTTCTCCTGTATCTGGAGCGGATCTGCCTCGCGATGGCGGGGACGTATATCCGTGAAGACCTGCGGCTCTCGATGTCGCAGCTTGGCGTCGCCCTCTCGGTCTTTTTCTGGGCCTATGCGATCGGGCAGGTCCCGACCGGCTGGTTCAGCGACCGCTACGGGCCGCGGCGGATGATGGTGGTCTACCTCGTCGTGTGGTCGATCTTCGGGATCGTGATCGCCATGGCGACGAACTTCTGGATGCTGGTTGCGGCCCGGCTGGCCCTGGGACTGTTTCAGGCGGGGGCCTATCCCACCCTCGCGATTCTGGTGAAGCGATGGGTGCCGGTCGAAAGCCGGGGGACGGCGAACAGCATCGTCGCTTTCGGCGGCCGCTTCGGCGGGACCGCCGCCAACCTGCTGACGGCGTTCCTGATCGTGTGGTTCGTTCCCCTCTCGGCACCGACGGAGATCCGCGAGGCCGATGTCCTCGACCCGACAGCGCTCGTCCGTGATATCCTCAATCCGAATCCCGACGGGCCCGCCAAGGCGATCCGGCCGCTTGTCTCGGAACACCTGACCGCCGACTTCCCGCCGGGAGCCTTCGACGCGATCCGGGCGGAAGCTCCGCCGGCGGTCGCCAGCGGCCCCGTTGCCGGACAACCCGCTTCGGCATCGGCTGCTCCCTGGATCCCGAAGCCAGAGACGGTCCAGGTCGTCCTCGGGGCGATGAACCGCTTCATCGAGACGCCGTCCGATATCGAGGCGATCCCACAGGATGTCCCGCTCTCCTCGGATGCCCGGGCGATCCTCGATGTGACGCCAAGATCCCGCACGGACGAGCAGTCGCGGCGGCTGAACCGGCTGCTGCTGGAGCGGGCGTACCCCGGCGACTTCGTCCAGCTGCACGTGCAGGGCTGGCGGCCGACGCTGCTGCTGTTCGGGTTCGCCGGAATCGCCGTGGGGGCGATCTTCTGGATCTTCGTCCGCGACTGGCCGTGGGAGCACCCCGGCGTGAACGAAGAGGAGATCGAGCTGATCCGCGGGGGGAATCCCGCTGCGCAGCCCGGGGCGGCGAACAAGGCGCCGCCGGTCCCGTGGGGACTGCTGATGGCGAGTCCCAACGTCTGGTACAGCTCGGTCATGCAGTTCGGCGTGAATGTCGGCTGGACGTTCATCATCACGCTCATGCCGGAGTACCTGGCTCAGCAGTTCAACGTGCCGATCGAGCAGCGGGGGCTGATGACGTCGATGCCACTCATCGGCGGCTGCGCGGGGATGCTTCTGGGGGGCTGGCTGACCGACCGGCTGACCCGCCAGTTCGGACTCCGCTGGGGGCGAGGGGTGTTCCTCGGACCGTCGAAGCTCGTCGGGGCGGCGCTGATCTTCCTGTGCCCCTTCCTCGGGACCGCCTGGGGGGTGACCTGGGCCCTCACGGTCTTTGCCTTTACGACCGACATGGGGATCCCGGCGACCTGGGGCTTTGCTCAGGACACGGGGGGCAAGCATGTCGGGTCGGTCCTCGGCTGGGGGAACATGTGGGGGAACATCGGGGCGGGCTTGGCTCCGCTGATCGCCGTCCAGATCCGGGAAAACTGGTCCTATGGCTGGGACGCGGTGTTCTTTGTCAACGCCGGAGCGTTTGTGCTGGCCGCCGTCTTTGGGTCCTGGATCGACTGCCGGATCCCGCTAGAACCCGAGCCGACGACCGACGAGACCCTGGAGCCGGAAGCGGCCTGAGGTGCGTCCGCGGCAGATGCGGGACAGCAACCTTACGCGTCGCCGGATCCGCGGGCGAGCCGTGCCTCGTCGATGACGGCCTGCGGAACGCCGATGTCGATGACGCGGACCTGGCCGAGAAACTCCGCGGCGGCGGGACGGTCGAAGCCGGGTTTGCGGGCGACGAATGTGGCGGTTGCCTTCGCTCGGACACAGGCTTCGGACGGTTCGCCGGTGTCGGCATCGAGGCCTGACGGGAGATCGACCGCGAGGATCGGCTTGCCGGAGGCGTTCATGAGGCCGATGGTCGTGGCGTAGGGTTCACGGACGGAGCCGGTGGCCCCGGTTCCGAGGAGGGCGTCGACGATCCAGTCTGCGTTGCTCAGCCGCGCGGTCAGTGTTGCGGGGTTGGCGACCGGGTCGAGGACTTCGAGAGGGAGTTGCATCGCCTGGACGATGCGGAGGTTCACGGCGGCGTCGCCGCGGATCTTGTCTGGTGAGACGACCAGGATGATCGAGACTTTTCGTCCGCGGTTCGCGAGGTGGCGGGCGATGACGAAGCCGTCGCCGCCGTTGTTGCCGGCTCCGCAGAGGATGACGATTCGCTGGCCGCAGCCCAGTTCGAGCAGCCAGTCGGTGGCGCCGCGGCCGGCGTTTTCCATGAGGACGATGCCAGGGATACCGAAGCGGTCGATGGCGATCTGGTCGACGGCGCGGACTTGGGTGCGGGTGAGGGGTGGGTTGTTCATGGAGGTCTCCTGAGCGGGGGCGTCTCCAGCATTCCTTGCGAGGCGCCGGTTCTCAAGCGACCCGTTCTCGTGGCAGCAGGATCCCTTCGTCCACCGGGTCCAGGGGCACCCTGGTGGGGAGTGCAGAGGGGCAACGCCCCTTTGCCCGCCGGAGGCCCTCTCGTCGGACACTGTCTGAAGGAAATCGTGTCCAAGCGCGGACGACGTGCCGGATGCCCCCTCACCAAACCGCGGGGAGCGCGAAGCAAGCTGTGTGATTTGAGGGAGTCCTCAACGCCGTTTCCACAAAGCGGACGTCCGTTGTGTCCCACGGTTCCTCATGGAAGCGCCTCCGGCGGCAAGGGGTTGCCCCCTTGACCCCGGCTGCCGTCGCACGTTGGGTGCGAGGTGGCATAGTCGTGCCGGCAAGGACGCGGTTTGAGGCAGCCACTTCGCCTCAAGGAACCGCCGTGGCAGCGGGCCCCTGCAACGCCTGCTCAGTAAAGAACGCCAGCGAAATCGGGGCCCCGTAAAACCCCGTCGCCAGAACAAGCAGTGTCAGCGCCGCCGCCACCACCGTCGCCACACCCTGGTAGATCCGCGGCGGCATCTCCGGTCGCCACAGCACCGCGGCGACCATCACCGGCAACATGAAGAACATCCCCGGAAACATCCACGTGAAGTCGACGAGCTGATGAACCGCCGTCCCGGCCAACACCGCGACCCACGCCCGCTGATCCGGTGCCGTCGCCCGCCGCGTCTGAATCGCAATGACCGCCGCCGCCGCCAGAAAGACCGCCAGTCCCACGAGACCGATCTCATAGGCGATATGGAGCGCAAAGTTGTGGGCCTCGAAGTGAACGCCACCAAACTGCGCATACCGGAACGTGAAGAGCCCATGCCCCAGCCACGGACGCTCCTGAATCCGCTCCAGTGCGTACTGGTAGATCGGGAGCCGTGACACCACGC of Planctomyces sp. SH-PL14 contains these proteins:
- a CDS encoding GNAT family N-acetyltransferase, which gives rise to MIEVRPYEGSAEDLSNFVTATWRRDYAGKMAFPLWSAEYLRWQLRLDEERFRKYQVAAYDGTRLVGTLLAAPCAFQTPEGRVAGAHGSWLAVDPEYRGQKIVGRMAEERVRRVAEDGGRLVVSYRFFGSKHSLAERPPTDKVDGGKTFIGKRGFWARVLDTPRAARWNVLGWESILTRVGGPFTPHPRVTTAKGVIRPAREEDIPRCVELMRKMTSRMSVAVAWDEELLQHQLLGSPVAQTLVTETEGTVRGFVNFHVLPFLGRTEEPVGVFDIVCLEAVTSRDCVPLVNAALAAMREQGGVLALKIGCGDAPWGTLLWTHFVPRLPDSYLVFQWPQAPIGGNLSGPMHLLWR
- a CDS encoding protein kinase domain-containing protein translates to MSERTIFLNALEIADPVARRTYVDQECQENADLRRQVDALLMAHERAGEFLEHPAAAPHPAFVRTQAETGGSSSAGHGHDTGVAVDPDDLKFLGPSPRPDALGRVAHYDILAVLGRGAFGTVFKAVDTGLDRVVALKVLSPELAASGPARRRFIREAKAAASVRHEHVVDIHAVGEEPIPHLVMECILGQTLQQKLDRVGVLPVIEILRIGYQIASGLSAAHALGLIHRDIKPANILLENGVERVKITDFGLARAGDDASLTQSGIVCGTPMYMSPEQAQADQIDGRADLFSLGSTLYAMCTGRPPFRATTTMAVLKRVVEETPRPIREINPEIPEWLCEIIDKLLAKKPEDRFASAREVAALFGQHLAHLQHPKTSPRPAAVRLPRGKSGTRAASWTRRAAGLWMVLPWAGVVLAADLAFRYFKARAVRQAPHDASNSLLATMVIGAVVALLVAWIVRSPRTRRTLASLAVGSLLIAGAEGMRWIRLSESPRGPFPTAADVEAKLVRALEAAPAVSGDGWANLLSYSTRGDFDAAPAGVIYQKGLLRVSAPLDAKGVDIELSRYGFRNGTLRMEAVCRRNAPSCAIRLGMSHGDGTPLRVSAALQARQADGQTEAQLWQTDDQAGMTSLAHKAIDPISLGRHVLLELTVDRGAVAARIDGVELNHPRALSPDRDVVPCLAISGSDWDITKWELTTDDKPIPIDSLNWGRFVNPTDLASLERAYDYSVMEVPGTRPFQLSAFSDQNVDAPRLVQDVEGDFELSVAIPPFDRPAPGTDLESGGKKSDRGAGILLWQDATTFLRFERSGRGEDRDGAPMLQAEWFRSGGKQEGRDGWLPTDPDGPTHLKVHRMGPYVRLYWSLDGLDWTEWGAVTNAELGPKLQIGLFVRNSTRSPLKVRFDRFRVRATELPDPSLAILPFDARRAAAWQEETAKAAGVPVERTNSVGMTLRLIPPGEFPMGLSIDEVNDVLKRPHQAGLDRGLLVFMTNSSGPQHKVRLTRPYYVGTTEVTVGQFRKFVEETQFEPANIPQAEADQPNWVKPASDERDRQPAIHVTWHEARKFCLWLSEKEGLEYTLPTDAQWEFACRAGSLERWPHGDDRSELPQYAWFGLGYHDAPHAVGEKKPNAFGLHDMLGNAHEWALDWHQQSFYAESPIIDPVCTKPGVGRVCRGGWWWDTADLIRSGSRSYNVPDVRYPGCGFRVAIVGNLKSDQKPE
- a CDS encoding MFS transporter: MSQTAAASPADPSLSPAGSTPAVLDPAASLGTAAAAHDTVMPIILALSLSHMLNDTLQALLPAIYPVLKESYKLTFSEIGLITMTFQCTSSLLQPLVGSYTDKRPMPYSLAIGMGSTLIGLLLLSQAHTLGMILLAAALVGTGSSVFHPEASRLAYMAAGGRHGFAQSLFQVGGNFGSAMGPLLAAAIVVPRGQGSLALFSLIAIAAILVLSYVGRWYGANLHRLKPKVRKAGAGGTGLSSGRVAFALVILVLLIISKYFYMVSLSNYYTFYLIDRFGVSVQTSQYLLFVFLFAVAAGTIAGGPIGDRFGRKIVIWVSILGVAPFSLALPYAGFYGTIVLSAIAGALLASAFSAIIVFAQELLPGKVGLVAGLFFGFAFGISGIAASALGQLADRTSIEYVFRLCSYFPLLGLLTVFLPNIGRPAKAA
- a CDS encoding MFS transporter; translation: MSLMNDAPAPTWSGATRVRYGIVAVATLAAVLLYLERICLAMAGTYIREDLRLSMSQLGVALSVFFWAYAIGQVPTGWFSDRYGPRRMMVVYLVVWSIFGIVIAMATNFWMLVAARLALGLFQAGAYPTLAILVKRWVPVESRGTANSIVAFGGRFGGTAANLLTAFLIVWFVPLSAPTEIREADVLDPTALVRDILNPNPDGPAKAIRPLVSEHLTADFPPGAFDAIRAEAPPAVASGPVAGQPASASAAPWIPKPETVQVVLGAMNRFIETPSDIEAIPQDVPLSSDARAILDVTPRSRTDEQSRRLNRLLLERAYPGDFVQLHVQGWRPTLLLFGFAGIAVGAIFWIFVRDWPWEHPGVNEEEIELIRGGNPAAQPGAANKAPPVPWGLLMASPNVWYSSVMQFGVNVGWTFIITLMPEYLAQQFNVPIEQRGLMTSMPLIGGCAGMLLGGWLTDRLTRQFGLRWGRGVFLGPSKLVGAALIFLCPFLGTAWGVTWALTVFAFTTDMGIPATWGFAQDTGGKHVGSVLGWGNMWGNIGAGLAPLIAVQIRENWSYGWDAVFFVNAGAFVLAAVFGSWIDCRIPLEPEPTTDETLEPEAA
- a CDS encoding NAD(P)H-hydrate epimerase — its product is MNNPPLTRTQVRAVDQIAIDRFGIPGIVLMENAGRGATDWLLELGCGQRIVILCGAGNNGGDGFVIARHLANRGRKVSIILVVSPDKIRGDAAVNLRIVQAMQLPLEVLDPVANPATLTARLSNADWIVDALLGTGATGSVREPYATTIGLMNASGKPILAVDLPSGLDADTGEPSEACVRAKATATFVARKPGFDRPAAAEFLGQVRVIDIGVPQAVIDEARLARGSGDA